CTCCAAGATTCGAAGCCTAGATTTTGGAAGAGCTATCGTAGAAACTGTACCGTTATGATACTCTTGTAGATCATCCGCATCCATGGAAGTTCCATCAATGAGATCGCCAACACCCGTGGTCGAGGTAATCCGATTCTCGGTGTCGTCTTCGaatacttcttcatcttcactatcGTCAGAATTTCCGCCATCCTGTTGACTGCTATGAGCCATGGGCGATGAGTCAGGCTGTATAACGTCATCCATGGGCCGGAATACTCGTGATAAATTCGAGAGTAGATCTAAGACTGACTAGAAAACATGGTACTACGGTAAGTTCAGGTGTAAGGATGAGACTAGCAAATTTTTTTGTCAGAGCTCAAGCCATGGCCAATCAAACTATGACCAGGTGTgtattctttctttgtctATTGCCAAGTTTAAACGTCAAATGcctcaaattgaagaaataagTGATGCGGAGGATATCGACAATCTGGATTTGGATATTGCAGAGTTTGATCCGGATCTCGTGACTCCTGTGGCCCCCAGATATGAAGATAATAGAGGATCAGCAGCATTGACAAGTTCTAGTAAGCCCCAAATGGATGCGGCAGATGCTGCTATGGCCGAattattgagaaggagTAATGAAGGTATCGAGGAGCTTTCAGATACGACGACACAAAGGCCAGAAAGGCCAGAGAGGCCAGAAAATCCTCGTAGAACAGAAGATCTAACTGACGAAGAAAGGAAACAACTATCAACCATGCAGAGTCTCTATCCATGCTATTTTGATTCCAATAGAAGCGTGAAAGAGGGAAGAAGGGCACCTATAGAAAAATGTGTGGAGAACCCGCTTGCTAATACCATTCTTAATGCTTGCAGAAGCTTTGGATTTCCTGCTCTGCTGGAATCAGACAAGTCACATCCTCAAGACTTTGGTAATCCGGGAAGAGTCAGATTGGCCTTGAAGTTTGAGGAAAAACCTACTCACAAAAGTATTAGAAGCAAAAGGCAGTTGTTAAATGAGGTTGGTGATTATTTACTTAAGCATCCTACCACTTTGGATACGGTAAAGGAAATGCCGGGACCTCCAGAGCTTACTCAGGGTTCCTATCAGCCTACAAAGGTGCCGAAAGTTCTCAATTTCAAGATGAACACCATAGTTCCTTTGCACTCCCCTCTCACGATGAAGAATCCTCAGACGGCCAGCGCTTACACTAAACTGCCACCCCCTCAGGCTGCtcagcagatgaagagaccaaagcagaagatcCAGAGAATTAGAGGCTGAGAAGTGTCTTAGTTTTCTTTACTTTACACAACTAATCATTATGATGGTACATACTTTCTTCTGTAGTCAGAAATAGCTTGCAACTGCTCTGGTGTTAATTTATCCTTGAGTTTTTCAACAATATCATCGAAGCTAACAATAGAAAGCACGGGAACATTATACTTTTCAGAGACAGCCTTGGTAGCACTCTTATTTGAATCCTTAGTGGTTTCCTGCCTATCCAAAGCTATAACACAACCAACAGACTTACCTTTCTCCTCGTTGATGATACCAAATGCCTCGTTGATGGCAGTACCAGCAGTCATAACATCGTCAATAATGATAACTCTTTTCCCCTTCATAGGACTTCCTACTATGGAACCACCTTCTCCatgatctttcttctcctttctaTTGAAAGAGTAGCCAATATTGGCATACTCTTCACCTCCAAGCTGAAACAACTTGGTCACAGTGACAGCAGCCAAGGGAATACCTTTGTATGCAGGACCAAATAAAACATCAAACTTTATTCCTGAAGCAATAATTGCATGAGCATATCCATTACATAGTTGATCCAAAGATTTGCCAGTAGAGAACTGACCcatgttgaagaagtacGGAGATTGTCTGCCCGATTTCAAAGTAAACGACCCAAACTTCAACGCCTTGGTCTCCAAAGCACTATCTAAGAACTTGTCTTTGTATTCGCTCATTGTAACTGGTGGCTTCAAAGTAGTATGATGAATTGCCAAGGACAAGGTTCATCGTTTTTTGTTCATcgttttttttcatcttaCTTTTTTTTAAGGGGGGGCCCGGGGTCTCTTTATCTTGGGCTTATAGTCGGTCGTCTCTCAAATATaactcttctttatttctttgTGCAGTTTTTATTGGACTGCTAATAGTTATGGAATCATCGGtatcttcaaatactgCAAATGTAATTCTGAATATTCTTGCATCCATCagaatctcttcaaatgattttgatgacGGGGATTCTGTCTCTGGTGACAATGAATCAGCCAGTCGGCGTCCTCTAAGatcttcagcatcttcttcagcttctgTTTATCGAAGAActcatcattctcattGTCATAATCATGGGTTTCATAATACAGCGCCCAAATCGTTGGTAAATTCTAAGCGAAGGCTCTCGAATTCTTCGGATAACTCTTCTAATCGAAGTCTTAGTAATAGTATGGAATTGAACAGTGGAGATGTTCCATTGCCCGAATCTGACTTTGCCAGCACTTATCGTTACAAAAACAAACTGAGATTACAGGGTCACAAAATAAAACGTATGGTTGCCAATCGTAAGAGCCGAGGCTTTTGCGATCCATTTGATAGAGATCTGCTCATACAGAGAATGGACACGTTCAATATTTTGAATTGGACAATCAATGATAGCAGGTTAACACCGTTGGAATGTGCTACCAATGGCTGGAAATGTCAcagtaaaagaagaaacgaaTTACACTGTCAAGACTGTCATGCTACAATTTTGGTTCGTCTTAGTGGTAGCGGAGGAATAGGAAACTCTCTGCTGACATCTCGAATAGGTAACCAGACAGGCGATAGTCACATGTCTTTGCTCAGTAACTTCTTATTTGAGAGTGaccttgaagaagaggaagaagaagccgaaTTTCGAAGAGCTTTAGTGGCTTCCTATGTTAGCAGACTGCATTCAGATCACTATCAAGAATGCGTATGGAGAGCAGACAACTTGGACTTATCTTTAGTGAAAAGGCAGTACTATCTTCACAATTATGATATGGATCGCATTATACCCCAATTTGGGACAAGTTTGAGGCTATTGGGTATGCATCAACAAGTGATACTTGGACGTaagaacttcaagaagGACATTATCAGTGAATCCGACATGGGTATATTGAAGAACTACACCAAAAGAAAATACAATTCTTCGTTACTTTTGCTGGCTCTTTTAGGTTGGGAACTGAGACAACAACGATTTGGAAATCGTACGCTATTACTATTAGGTTGCAAAAACTGTACCAGAAGAATTCTTTTAGGAGAGTTTCCTTCTAATTTAGCATTGGGTGGTGTAAAGAAGCTATCTTCATGTAATTATCCACCATCCACCGTTTACAACAATGAAGATGGACTTCATCCTAAGTCGTCCTACGAAGTGATTGCAAGTGGGGATAAATGGATAGATGAATTTGGTGACGATGAagtgaatttgatcaaagAACATGAAAACTGGTGTTGTATGGTGGGAAGGTATTCAAGTTCAGATTTACCTGGTTACAAAGTGGTATTGCAGATGTTAAAAAGTAATACTTTCATTGAGGACAACGATGATCAGATAATGCAGGAGGAAGACCACACCTTTGATGATAGTATGGCACAATTACGCAGCATATAATAAATAAAGTTAAATATGATTCATGAATGTATAGAAGttaaagaaaaggaaggaaggagatgatgcaAGAAGGGATTGAGGGATTTGAAGCATAAGAGGCTTGATAAATAATAAGGACAATAACGACGAATAAAAAAAGTAGAAGGTAAGATAGAGATTCAAGTATGGTGAATAATTGTAATTGAtaatctctctcttttttggaTAAACCTTAGACACGCTTCTGATAAGTAGCTTCGGGCTTCATAAGAGTACCAAAAACTTTATCCCAGAAGGTGGTAGTAACACCGAATGCCAACTGATAGTTCTTGTAGTGGTGCTCTAAGTGACTAGCCTTAATGGTCTTAAAGATAGCAGGCAACTTGGCATGATGAAGAGCATAGTGAGTCATATCATATAGAATGTAGCCTAAGGAACCGCCAGCAAATGCAGAGCATGCAACATAATAAGGGAAAACAGCAAAGACGATCTTATAGAAAGGAGTTGCCAGAACCACAAACAAAGCAGGAGGCATGACCAATCTCATTCTATCCATTGGAAGGAAATGGTGAACACCATGCATCAAGAAATGAACGGTAAATGCAATCTGATTCTCAGGTAACAAACGATCAATATGGAATAAGAATCTATGCATGCAATATTCGATTAAAGTCCAGGCTAACAATCCAACAAGCCAAATTGGAATGGAGACAAATGGACTCAAATGAGTGAAGCCTTGGTAAAAGATGTACATATTAACAGGCAACCAGAGAATAGGAATAACCCACCAAGGAGTCAAACTAATTGGCTCAAGGAAGTTTCCAAACAACTGAGCAGAACCCTTACCATAATGTCTAGGTCTATGAATTTGGTCCAAGTAAAAGTCCTTAGTCCAGTGAGCGGTCAAAACCTGCATGATCAGAGGCTTATCCAAATCTAAGAATTTGTACTTCTTATAGTCAGCTGTTGGATCAGTCTTCAAATGGAAGAGATCTTCGGGAATCTCGCCAAACTCGGTCAAATCCACCGTTTTCATATCGTCAGCAGGAGCACCATCCATGGTAACCTCCATACCTttatgcttcttcaaaagctccttctcttcttcgtcagTAGCCAAATAACCGATCTGCATACCATCATCCAACATCTCATAGGCGCTCTCAGAATGCACGTGAGTATCAGAATCAGACAAAACCTTGGTAATATCCTTACCAGCATGTTCCATCACGATCTCGGGTCCACCGGGATGCTCGTCAAGGAACTGTGAGATATCAAAGACCTTTCTATTGTATAGAGAGACCCAGCATGATTCGGCAGTATTGTGACTGGCCAGCTCACTTTTCGATATAAGGGGAAGATTTGGCATTATGATTACAGTTCAGGGCAAATCAAAGACTGGAAAAAGTGATACAGCCTGCtctcaagaaaaaaaatcaattGTCTCGTGTCAGTTCATATATATAATCTTCGGATCTGAAATAGCGACTCTATCCGAGTCTTAGAAGTCGTAGAATCGCGGGACAAAGTGACAgctaaaatttttttaaAAATAAGAACATTCTCATTCGTCCAATCGTCCCGTCGATTTTTCAGCTTGAATTCTTACTCCAAATTTtactttgttcttcttttcgtaGTTCAAGTActtgtctttctcttgttgTTAGCACTAGTCGTTGTGATTTCGTTTGCTGCGTTCTCATTTTGATGCTTTCTAGAACCTACCCCCTTTGTTCATCCCTTGCTCGTGGTCTTAGTCGTGGCTATGCCTCAAGTGCGTCGTCTGCCAATAACGGCATCAAACTTAAAACTTTGCCTAGTGGTATAAGATTGGCCGTTGATGAGACACCATCTCATTTCAGCGCTATAGGGATGTACGTGGATGCAGGTTCTCGTTATGAGGAGAGATATGGACTTACAGGATGTTCTCATCTCACTGATAAACTTGCCTTTAAGAGTACGAGAGATTTTTCTGGAAGTCAAATgctggagaaattgaatcTCCTGGGTGGTAATTTTATGTGTGCCTCATCCAGAGAATCCCTTATTTATCAGGCCAGTGTATTTAATTCTGATGTGGAAAAGATGTTCCATTTAATGAGTGATAGTGTGGCCCGACCTCAGCTTACTGAGGAGGAAGTTCAAGAACAGAAGATTAATGCTCAGTATGAGCTCAGTGAGATCTGGTTACAAAGTGACCTTATACTTCCGGAGATTTTCCAGCAGGTTGCGTATGACAATAAGAACTTGGGGTCTCCTCTACTTTGTCCCACTGAAGAGTTGGGTAATATCACCAAGGacaagttgttgaagtttAGAGATTTGTTTTATAGACCGGATCGATTGGTTGTGGCTCTATGTGGCATTCCGATTGAAAGAGCCGAGGAATTGACTGAAAAGtattttgaaggatttcAAAGCGGCAATAATGCAGATGAAATTGTTAAAGATAAAGCTATTTATACCGGAGGTGAGAGATCTTTGGATGTTCCTAAGGAGTTAGCATACAAAGGTCAGGAATTTCACCATATCTATGTTGGCTATGAAGGTGTATCGATAGGAGACGATGATGTGTACAAATTGGCTACGCTTCAGATGCTAATTGGAGGTGGAGGTTCTTTCTCCGCAGGTGGTCCAGGTAAAGGAATGTATGCCCGAGCCTACACCCGAATCTTGAATCAGTATGGATTTGTAGAGAATTGCAAGTCATTTATTCACAATTTCACTGATAGCGGACTCTTTGGTATTTCTCTTGCGTGCATTCCTCAGGCTGATAAAGTGATGGCCGATCTTATTGGATACGAGTTTTCTCTGTTGATGGATCATGATGTTGGTAAGGGAGGAATttcagaaaatgaagtcaGTAGAGCCAAGAACCAGTTGAAGTCatctttgatgatgaatttggaGAGTAAGATGGTTCAATTGGAAGATATGGGAAGACAGATCCAGGTGTTCGgcaagaagattgatgtCACAGAGATGTGTGAAAAGATCGATGCTGTCACTAGATCAGACTTGATTAATATTGCCGAGAAAATTCTTACTGGCTCTGAGCCAACCATTGTGGTTCaaggtgaaagagaagctttCGGTGACATTAAAGAGACGTTGAAAGGTCAAGGATTAGGttccaacggttccaacggttccaacggttccaaatccaagcagaagaagcccCATGGATGGTTTTCATGATTAAGTTTACACCTGTATATATGAATGTACAAACACAATATTCTGCTTCGTCATTGATTATCGTTAATCGCGTCTAGTAAAGTATTAAATCTCTTCTCAAAGTCCACAGAAGTCTCGCCCAATTCTTTCATGGTGTTTAAGTCTTCCCTTAAGTGCTTTTGGAATATATTAAATACACTTGTGTCCTTCTCAGACACCTCAGAAACAAGCGAGTTCAACGCTGATACCTCTGAACGAGATGGCGTACCATGTAGCTGTTTAACCCAGTTCCTCTTGGACGGTCCAGACATGGATATACTGAGTGGGTTGTGAGACGATGTCGTTGATGATCTGGAACGAGATGGTGATCCTTGCGCCGCACTCATCTTAGTAAAATTCAATATGTTCGTGAAGAACAATAAAGTGTCATTCATCGATAAACGATTCTAGGATATCCGCGAATTAGTATTATTATGTTAGTTAGCATTACAAAGCTCATGAGTCTAGGGCGTCTGCATATACGGAGTCTTCCTCTTCGTACTCTTCACTCTGGTTCTGTTTGCACCAGGACCGGAACCTCTTCTTGAGATCACCGGGACTAAGCTGGAACGGGTTCAATTTCTTATCCCATTTCATCGCCTCATAATCATCTCCATATTTGGCATTCAATCTATTGAGAAACTCCATATCAAACTCattcatttttctctctttcttcgCTTTATGTGACCTCGCCTCAAGCTGCTCGATAATCATGTTggtcttttcaatttgactgtcttcttcttctttatcttcttcttcttcatccttatccttattcaactttttgGTACCAAATATAATCTTCTCAGTCTTTCCATCCTTATCCTTTATTATTTTAGCTGTACCTTCCAAAATATTTGCCGGGTCATATGGATCAAAATTaggatcatcttctggccttttcaactcatcttcctcctcatccATGTCAAGATCTTGTGCTCCATCTAAATCCTCTCCATCATCGTCAACCTTAATCGGTTTTATGATTttaaccttcttctcagatCCACCCGCttttcttccaagtttATATTTGAGCCCGAGTTTCGCATAGTTCTGAGATAGTGTAAGCTTCTGGTCCCAATGAGCAGCTATGACAGGATTACCAAAGTTGGACACCTTTCTGAACTTATCTTTACTTTTTCTAGACACTTTACGAACACTTGACTTCTgtgctcttcttcttctaacgCTAACCATGATTTATGTGTTGTTTTTGATAAGTAAGACAAGGAGTTACAACCACGGAGAAAATATTGAATCCTGAAAATCTCagtctgaaaattttttttatagTGCGATGCTCATTATCTTACTATGATAGGAGATTGGGGAGTGACAGCTATTACTTGACAGTAGGTCCTATTGATAAACCTGTTAGAAAAATCAAGCATACAATCGCTCAAAATACTCTCTTATCATCCATGGAGTAGTTCCGTTTGGTTATGTTTGCGTGATGATCATCTGAGTATTCTCACAGGAAGTCGAGATTCACCACCACTAATTTATTAGCTTACATTTAAGTCTCTATTTGGTCTCGACAGACGTTCAGCTGGTTTTCTGAATAAGCACGCCAGGTTTTCTGAAAAAGCACGGTACGTCCTCTTGGTCAGCACAGCACGTCCTCTCGATAAGCACAGCACGCCCTCTCAATAAGCACAGCACGTCCTCTCAATAAGGCCACCAAGTCCTCCGTACGACATACTACTCGTTGCGACCAAACTTTTTCTCTGCCTTTCGCGCTATGTCGGCTAGTAGCTGTCTATCCTGTCACCTTGATTGACCATAGTCATAGTCATAATCATCGCACTATCGACGtcaaagaacaaaaaaaaagttgcAGATTGTTTATTGTTAGACATCTTATTTTCGTGTTAGTTGGGGTTAAATTTATCAATTCCAAACAATTTATATTCCTTTAACTACCAGAAGATTACCAAGTTCCAAGGAaactctttttttcttccccGCAATCTCATATTTGAATAAAATGACCGAGGAACAAAACCAAGAGTCTACAGAGGTTGTTTTAAAAGACGAGGAAGTTGAGCAACAAGAGCGCCAAGAGTTGGAGGATTTGCACGAGCCTCAAGAACCCCTTGAAGCCGCAGAGTCGTCACAGGCCGCGGAAATTGCTGACGGCGCGGACTTGGCAGACTCGGAAAATGCTGCAGAAGTCGCAGGCACGGGAGACCCTACggtggatgaagagaacttgaaaTTGGCACCACATCAGCCAAGTAATCAACGGGAAATCGATGCACGGTCAATCTACGTTGGTAACGTGGACTACACGGCAGTTCCTAACGATTTGAAAGACTTTTTTGGAGAATGTGGTGTAGTTAACAGAGTTACCATATTGTATAATAGATACACTGGAAGACCCAAGGGCTATTCCTACGTTGAATTTGAGGACAAGTCGTCCGTGGATCCTGCCGTTGCTTTGAACGGATCGGAATTTATAGGCCGAGCATTGACGATTGTtcagaaaagaacaaactaTCCGGGTTTGGGAAAGACTGGACGAGGCCGTGGACGCGGACGCGGAAGAGGACATGGTAGAGGATACAGGGGAAGATCTGGAGGGAGAGGAAGGGGTAGAGGAGGTGCTAGTGGGTCTGCAGATGAACCTCCATCTAGTGGCCCTAATGATTCGTCAATTATCGCCTAGTCTTTGTATACTACTTTTCGAGCTTAGTTAAATAATGAAGCTACTGTATGATAGCCCCAAAGTGATTATTATTAGTACAAGTAATTAAACTAGAATAGCCAGacccagaagaagatcagaAACACAAAGCAAAAGAAACCCAACCAGATCTTCCAGCTGATTCCCGTCTTATCTGCCATaatcttcattctcttcatattGCCCATAATTCTATGACCGGCAGCTTCCATGTTGGAACTCAAAGAACCCAAGTTGAGTCTCGATTGATTGATCTGGTCACCCATCTTTAAACTTAAGTCTTTCAGAGCGGAGATCTTCGATTGCATCACATTAACGGTTTCCTCATTTTGAGACTCCAATTGTGATAACATGGCCGCATTATAATCTCTTTTAGGCTCCTTGATGTATGGAGAGGATGATCTTCCTATGGAATCATCCGTATCGTAGTCAACAGGAGTGGCAGAATCCACATTACCGGCACCACCGTTGACTGAAGCACTACTATTAGAGCTAGGTATAGTCGAGAATAGTGCTGTTCGCCCTTCTCGTTGATGGACTTTCGACGAATAAAGCCTGGAACTCATGGCGGCAGAGAAGACAGTACAAGAGAAGTGGTATGGGTGTCCACTATCCCCCAAATATAGATCATTGCTCAGCCTCAAAAGGAtaaaaaatgaaaaaccgaaaaaaaaaaaaattgcatagtgaaagaaaacaaaggGGAAACTTCTACTGTGGCGGTGCAAACCTCATAAGAAAAGTTCCAGCATGTCAGGTCAATTCGAGACCGTTTGGcttgttcttgttgttATAAGCCAAAAATGAATCTAAAAACGCTTCGTATTCAACTAAACCAGGGCCTTGTCATGTCAATGGTGTTGGCTTCAGCGTTTGCTGTTTGGAAACTAATGAGTGTCATCACCATGTCAAACTCTCCCTTGGTTGTTGTGCTTTCTGGATCTATGGAACCCGCTTTCCAGAGAGGCGATATCTTGTTGCTATGGAACAGAGAGAAGTACTTGAATGTGGGAGATATTATTGTGTATAAAACTTCCGTCAGAGATGTTCCAATTGTCCATAGAATAGTGAGAGAACATGTTATAGAAGATGATCTTCCTAAGAGAAAGACGGGAAAGAACAAGAGTACAGTGGCAGCCAAGAGGAAAAGCCAAAAGATTCTCACGAAAGGCGATAATAACCAAGGCGATGACCTTCCTTTGTACGAGTACAATGTGAACTATTTAGATAGACAGAAGGATATCCTTGGAAGTGTTAAGGGATATATACCTAAGGTGGGCTACGTCACCATTCTCATAACGGAAAACAAGTACTTCAAGTACGCCATTGTCGGATTACTTGCCCTATCTGCACTCTTTAACCAagaataaataaataaataaatatcTATTGTAAGATTCCGTACCCCATTCTTGCCAAGCGAGCCTTCTTTGGACCTGGTGAGCTACTACGACCCATAGTTTCCATCTTCCTTTTATTACTCACCTCTTCTTGTAGTAGTTCAAATACTTGGCCAATATCCTTATCATCACTATGGATGCCTCCGATTTCGTCCATCTTGGCCTTAAACGTATCTAGATTCCCTTCAAAGCTCTTGATGTTCAACTTATGGCTAGCCAACTTCTGCCGACACATATCTCTCTTTGCACGAACCAACTGGTTTTCTCTATCAAGAATATCCCAATAAATATCAATTGCTGATGATC
The sequence above is a segment of the Brettanomyces nanus chromosome 4, complete sequence genome. Coding sequences within it:
- a CDS encoding uncharacterized protein (BUSCO:EOG09343JN4) — its product is MPQIEEISDAEDIDNLDLDIAEFDPDLVTPVAPRYEDNRGSAALTSSSKPQMDAADAAMAELLRRSNEGIEELSDTTTQRPERPERPENPRRTEDLTDEERKQLSTMQSLYPCYFDSNRSVKEGRRAPIEKCVENPLANTILNACRSFGFPALLESDKSHPQDFGNPGRVRLALKFEEKPTHKSIRSKRQLLNEVGDYLLKHPTTLDTVKEMPGPPELTQGSYQPTKVPKVLNFKMNTIVPLHSPLTMKNPQTASAYTKLPPPQAAQQMKRPKQKIQRIRG
- a CDS encoding uncharacterized protein (BUSCO:EOG09343GC9) — its product is MSEYKDKFLDSALETKALKFGSFTLKSGRQSPYFFNMGQFSTGKSLDQLCNGYAHAIIASGIKFDVLFGPAYKGIPLAAVTVTKLFQLGGEEYANIGYSFNRKEKKDHGEGGSIVGSPMKGKRVIIIDDVMTAGTAINEAFGIINEEKGKSVGCVIALDRQETTKDSNKSATKAVSEKYNVPVLSIVSFDDIVEKLKDKLTPEQLQAISDYRRKYVPS
- a CDS encoding uncharacterized protein (EggNog:ENOG41), with amino-acid sequence MELNSGDVPLPESDFASTYRYKNKLRLQGHKIKRMVANRKSRGFCDPFDRDLLIQRMDTFNILNWTINDSRLTPLECATNGWKCHSKRRNELHCQDCHATILVRLSGSGGIGNSLLTSRIGNQTGDSHMSLLSNFLFESDLEEEEEEAEFRRALVASYVSRLHSDHYQECVWRADNLDLSLVKRQYYLHNYDMDRIIPQFGTSLRLLGMHQQVILGRKNFKKDIISESDMGILKNYTKRKYNSSLLLLALLGWELRQQRFGNRTLLLLGCKNCTRRILLGEFPSNLALGGVKKLSSCNYPPSTVYNNEDGLHPKSSYEVIASGDKWIDEFGDDEVNLIKEHENWCCMVGRYSSSDLPGYKVVLQMLKSNTFIEDNDDQIMQEEDHTFDDSMAQLRSI
- a CDS encoding uncharacterized protein (BUSCO:EOG09342AKB), whose product is MPNLPLISKSELASHNTAESCWVSLYNRKVFDISQFLDEHPGGPEIVMEHAGKDITKVLSDSDTHVHSESAYEMLDDGMQIGYLATDEEEKELLKKHKGMEVTMDGAPADDMKTVDLTEFGEIPEDLFHLKTDPTADYKKYKFLDLDKPLIMQVLTAHWTKDFYLDQIHRPRHYGKGSAQLFGNFLEPISLTPWWVIPILWLPVNMYIFYQGFTHLSPFVSIPIWLVGLLAWTLIEYCMHRFLFHIDRLLPENQIAFTVHFLMHGVHHFLPMDRMRLVMPPALFVVLATPFYKIVFAVFPYYVACSAFAGGSLGYILYDMTHYALHHAKLPAIFKTIKASHLEHHYKNYQLAFGVTTTFWDKVFGTLMKPEATYQKRV
- a CDS encoding uncharacterized protein (MEROPS:MER0079232~BUSCO:EOG09341TJS), which codes for MLSRTYPLCSSLARGLSRGYASSASSANNGIKLKTLPSGIRLAVDETPSHFSAIGMYVDAGSRYEERYGLTGCSHLTDKLAFKSTRDFSGSQMLEKLNLLGGNFMCASSRESLIYQASVFNSDVEKMFHLMSDSVARPQLTEEEVQEQKINAQYELSEIWLQSDLILPEIFQQVAYDNKNLGSPLLCPTEELGNITKDKLLKFRDLFYRPDRLVVALCGIPIERAEELTEKYFEGFQSGNNADEIVKDKAIYTGGERSLDVPKELAYKGQEFHHIYVGYEGVSIGDDDVYKLATLQMLIGGGGSFSAGGPGKGMYARAYTRILNQYGFVENCKSFIHNFTDSGLFGISLACIPQADKVMADLIGYEFSLLMDHDVGKGGISENEVSRAKNQLKSSLMMNLESKMVQLEDMGRQIQVFGKKIDVTEMCEKIDAVTRSDLINIAEKILTGSEPTIVVQGEREAFGDIKETLKGQGLGSNGSNGSNGSKSKQKKPHGWFS
- the SEC11 gene encoding Signal peptidase complex catalytic subunit (MEROPS:MER0000602~BUSCO:EOG093445PH), coding for MNLKTLRIQLNQGLVMSMVLASAFAVWKLMSVITMSNSPLVVVLSGSMEPAFQRGDILLLWNREKYLNVGDIIVYKTSVRDVPIVHRIVREHVIEDDLPKRKTGKNKSTVAAKRKSQKILTKGDNNQGDDLPLYEYNVNYLDRQKDILGSVKGYIPKVGYVTILITENKYFKYAIVGLLALSALFNQE